Proteins found in one Deltaproteobacteria bacterium genomic segment:
- a CDS encoding formate--tetrahydrofolate ligase: GHYPVCMAKTQYSFSTDPALKGAPEGHEVQVRELRLSAGAEFVVAICGDMMTMPGLPKTPAAESIHINAQGQVEGLF, translated from the coding sequence ACGGCCACTATCCGGTGTGCATGGCCAAGACCCAGTACAGTTTCTCCACCGACCCTGCCCTCAAGGGCGCTCCGGAGGGCCACGAGGTGCAGGTGCGCGAACTGCGCCTGTCCGCGGGCGCCGAGTTCGTGGTGGCCATTTGCGGCGACATGATGACCATGCCGGGCCTGCCCAAAACGCCGGCCGCCGAGAGCATCCACATCAACGCCCAAGGCCAGGTAGAGGGTCTTTTCTGA